The following proteins are co-located in the Pedobacter sp. FW305-3-2-15-E-R2A2 genome:
- the hxlA gene encoding 3-hexulose-6-phosphate synthase: MAKLQVAIDLLSTTEALALVAKIAPYIDIIELGTPLIKKEGLAVVTAMKAAYPDKLVFADLKTMDAGELEADIAFKAGADLVTVLGAAGDATIAGAIKAGKAHGKGVVVDTIGVADRVKRAQEAIALGAEFVELHAGLDEQWTEGYSIQVLIDEAAKAGVPVSIAGGVNLNNVTAVIKAGAIVAVAGAAIYGAEDPAAAAKGLREAIDAVA, from the coding sequence ATGGCAAAATTACAAGTAGCAATAGATTTATTGAGTACAACAGAAGCATTGGCATTGGTGGCCAAGATTGCTCCCTATATTGATATTATTGAATTAGGTACCCCTCTCATTAAAAAAGAAGGTTTAGCTGTGGTGACAGCCATGAAGGCAGCTTATCCGGACAAACTCGTTTTTGCTGATCTAAAAACAATGGATGCCGGAGAATTGGAAGCGGATATCGCATTTAAAGCAGGTGCAGATCTGGTAACGGTTTTAGGTGCCGCAGGCGATGCTACCATCGCTGGTGCGATTAAAGCAGGAAAAGCACACGGTAAAGGTGTGGTGGTAGATACCATTGGCGTGGCTGACCGTGTTAAACGTGCTCAGGAAGCGATCGCATTGGGCGCTGAGTTTGTAGAGTTACATGCAGGTTTAGATGAGCAATGGACCGAAGGATATTCCATCCAGGTGTTGATCGATGAAGCGGCAAAAGCAGGTGTTCCGGTTTCTATTGCAGGTGGTGTAAACCTCAATAACGTGACTGCGGTAATTAAAGCTGGTGCAATCGTAGCAGTAGCTGGTGCAGCCATTTATGGTGCAGAAGATCCTGCAGCTGCGGCAAAAGGCTTACGTGAAGCGATTGATGCAGTAGCATAA
- a CDS encoding AraC family transcriptional regulator: protein MKETEKKPVFNSLLKQYLHFGLPVDEIDEKIDFTIHHLQDIHLDLPFKSPVYRANFFSFVFVKDGHGQYTTDELVFDTLPGTIYFTNPGHYKSHEWKDLKEVCLITLSESFLKENVHHDVFEEFPFLLAETVLPRLLAPESFSEFEQLYLQIRKEYLAASPYRNRIIGNLFVVLLWKIKEYFWKDYNPIYEGDRSSQIVKIFKQNLEKHYRDLSAGKISQVFRVQEYADAQNLHPNYLSHVLKSKTGKAIGTWIAEKTIAEAKSLLQQSPVSIKEMAFLLGFSESAHFSNYFKKHTGLSPVSYRKGQQLT, encoded by the coding sequence ATGAAAGAAACAGAAAAGAAACCAGTCTTTAATTCCTTGTTAAAGCAGTACCTTCATTTTGGGTTGCCGGTAGATGAAATTGATGAGAAAATTGATTTTACCATTCATCATTTGCAGGACATTCACCTGGATCTTCCTTTTAAATCTCCGGTTTACAGGGCCAACTTTTTCTCTTTTGTTTTCGTGAAAGACGGGCATGGTCAATACACCACCGACGAACTTGTTTTCGATACCTTGCCCGGAACGATTTATTTCACCAATCCCGGCCATTATAAATCCCATGAATGGAAGGACCTGAAGGAGGTCTGTCTGATCACCCTCAGTGAATCTTTTTTAAAGGAAAATGTACATCATGATGTTTTCGAAGAGTTTCCTTTTCTCCTGGCGGAAACAGTTTTGCCAAGACTGCTGGCCCCGGAATCATTCTCTGAATTTGAACAATTGTACCTGCAGATCCGAAAGGAATATTTAGCAGCTTCTCCGTACCGGAACAGGATCATAGGAAACCTGTTTGTTGTCTTGTTATGGAAAATAAAAGAATACTTCTGGAAAGATTATAACCCGATTTATGAAGGCGACAGAAGTTCTCAGATCGTTAAAATTTTTAAACAGAACCTTGAAAAACATTACCGGGATTTAAGCGCCGGAAAAATAAGCCAGGTTTTTCGTGTTCAGGAATATGCAGATGCTCAAAATCTGCATCCCAACTATTTAAGTCATGTGCTGAAAAGCAAAACAGGAAAAGCCATCGGTACCTGGATTGCAGAGAAAACAATCGCAGAAGCAAAATCATTATTACAGCAGTCGCCGGTTTCAATCAAAGAGATGGCCTTTCTTTTGGGGTTTTCTGAATCCGCCCATTTCAGCAATTACTTTAAAAAACATACCGGACTGTCTCCTGTATCGTATCGTAAAGGGCAACAGCTTACTTAA
- a CDS encoding DUF302 domain-containing protein — MKKKTGLLLFATLIIQLSFAQQIKKTLPESHIDKKVGKGLINVQSDYGVKETMNRLVAAVESKGMTVFLRMDHAENAVKQGLQLRPTELIFFGNPKAGTILMQDQQISGLDLPLKVLVWEDETGKVWLHYNDVNWMAERHGLTDKSKGIKKTMEAGLAALVNAAAKAK; from the coding sequence ATGAAGAAAAAAACAGGCTTGTTGTTATTTGCCACTTTAATTATCCAGCTGTCATTTGCCCAGCAAATAAAAAAAACGCTGCCCGAAAGCCATATAGATAAAAAGGTTGGGAAGGGATTGATTAATGTACAGAGTGATTATGGAGTCAAAGAAACCATGAACAGATTGGTAGCGGCTGTGGAATCAAAAGGGATGACGGTTTTTCTGAGGATGGATCATGCAGAAAATGCGGTTAAACAAGGCTTACAATTGAGGCCAACGGAACTGATCTTTTTCGGAAATCCTAAAGCAGGAACCATATTGATGCAGGATCAGCAGATTTCCGGCCTTGACCTGCCGCTAAAAGTATTGGTTTGGGAAGATGAGACAGGAAAGGTCTGGCTACACTATAATGATGTCAATTGGATGGCAGAAAGACATGGCTTAACGGATAAGAGTAAAGGCATTAAAAAAACGATGGAAGCCGGATTGGCCGCTTTGGTGAATGCGGCGGCAAAAGCTAAATAA
- a CDS encoding DUF418 domain-containing protein, translated as MTESTIIQPVKSKERTVIVDILRAWALLGVAIGNYVDYFGIGKPIKHAPDKVSDVLALVNQYFFAAKSWTLLSVLFGYGFAVLMNNIAEKGKNPFLFFSKRMFWLFVLAFINSAFWFGDILKDYAFLGLVLLLFYQASAKTAFRTSILLLLIVPFVSAWLASVSHYDNSKEMAKILPLYYSHNWIDVFVMNLKGTYFLEVINPQYAITVHIVMFACMLLGFAAQRIGFFDRLPEFKKQLKTLFWISLAAAIILNVVLKMAASHELKLLKFFRPGFWVILSTMLSIMSGICWLYISGKLKSVFSGLQFMGKMTLTNYMTQNVIATFLFLNVGFGWFNTKPYWFYVLAAVTVFVAQIFISKWWLSHYNYGPMEWIWRQLSYGKRLPIKKVKEIKA; from the coding sequence ATGACGGAAAGTACAATCATCCAGCCTGTTAAGTCTAAGGAAAGAACAGTTATAGTCGACATTCTGCGGGCATGGGCCTTGCTTGGTGTAGCCATCGGAAATTACGTCGATTACTTTGGCATAGGGAAGCCCATAAAACATGCTCCGGATAAAGTATCGGATGTCCTGGCCCTGGTAAATCAGTACTTTTTTGCCGCAAAATCATGGACCTTACTGAGCGTATTATTTGGCTATGGCTTTGCCGTCTTAATGAATAACATCGCAGAGAAAGGCAAAAATCCATTCTTATTTTTTTCTAAACGGATGTTCTGGCTGTTTGTTCTTGCCTTCATCAATTCTGCCTTTTGGTTTGGCGATATTTTAAAAGACTATGCTTTTTTAGGTCTGGTATTGTTGCTGTTTTATCAGGCATCTGCAAAAACAGCCTTTAGAACAAGTATTTTATTGCTGCTCATTGTTCCCTTTGTTTCGGCCTGGCTGGCTTCTGTTTCTCATTATGACAACAGTAAAGAGATGGCGAAAATTTTGCCGCTTTATTACAGTCACAATTGGATTGATGTATTTGTCATGAACCTCAAGGGAACTTATTTCCTGGAAGTGATCAATCCCCAATATGCAATCACTGTTCACATTGTGATGTTTGCCTGTATGTTGCTTGGTTTTGCTGCCCAGCGGATTGGCTTTTTTGACAGATTGCCCGAGTTTAAAAAGCAATTAAAAACCTTGTTTTGGATCAGTCTGGCAGCGGCGATTATCTTAAATGTCGTGTTAAAGATGGCGGCTAGCCATGAGTTGAAACTACTAAAATTTTTTAGGCCCGGGTTTTGGGTGATTTTAAGTACCATGCTGAGTATCATGTCTGGTATTTGCTGGCTTTATATCAGTGGCAAGCTAAAGTCCGTTTTTTCTGGATTGCAATTTATGGGCAAGATGACCCTGACCAATTATATGACGCAAAATGTGATCGCAACATTCCTGTTTTTAAATGTTGGGTTCGGGTGGTTTAATACGAAACCCTACTGGTTTTATGTCTTGGCTGCGGTAACGGTTTTTGTTGCCCAGATATTCATTAGCAAATGGTGGTTAAGCCATTATAACTATGGTCCTATGGAGTGGATCTGGCGTCAGTTAAGTTATGGGAAGCGATTACCGATTAAGAAAGTAAAGGAAATCAAAGCATAG